The DNA window GCGCACGCCTCTGTACATTCTCTAGGGCGTCAGACAGATAATTTGGAAGGTCCGCAAAGGCTGCAGACACATATTCATTGAGCGATCTGATAAGTGACTGGTAGACTGTTATCAGCTCTATGGCATCCAGGCCACATTTCTTAAGTACTCTTAGAGCATAAAGCCTTTTGTTAGCATTCTTAATTATGAAGTCGCAGTGCGCAACCCATGTCAAGTCACACGATATGAGACCGCCAAGCAGCTTGAACGAATGCACCCGATCGATGGTATTGCCGCCTGCGGCCATGGGCTGCCAACTGCAACTATCATAGTTTAAGAAGGTAACGGACATTTCTTTGCACTTTGATAGATTAAGGCGCATGTTATTCTTTAGGGCATATGCTTGAATGTCGTTAACAATGTGTCCTAGGAGGGATGGTGAGTTCCTAGGTACCACCTCAAGAACAGTCAAATCGTCCACAAACTTAGCCCGCGGGGCCACGTCCTGGCCAAGTCATTGACCATTACACAGAAGAGAATGGGCCCAAGCCTGGTACCCTGGGGGATTCCCCCGTTAAGTAGTTGCGAGGAAGATGTTTTACCATCGAGGCAAACAGACTGCGAACGCCCTTGCAGAAAGGCTGCAACCCAGCGCAAAAGTTCCATTTCAACATTAAGTGATTTTAACTTATCTAGTAAGATGTGATAGTCAATTAAATTGAATGCTTTTCTGAAATCCGCGAAAAAGAGTCTAACCGAGCAATTGCCGAGATCAAGGGCCTCAAGCATAAGGTGTAGAATATAGACAATAGCCTGTTCGGTAGACTTAGACGCAACTGCAAACTGCTTACCATCTATTTTATCTAAGACAGCGGGGAGCATTCTCGAAAGTGTTAGTCCTTCAATGATCTTGGCGACTTGTGACGTTAGGGAGATAGGTCTCACATCGTTTTCCACGGTCTTGGCAGGCTTGGACTTAGGGAGAGGACGTGCGATAGCAGACTTTAGAGGAGATGGGAAGAAGCCATCACCAACGACTGATGTTAGACTCTTTGAGGACCTCAACCTTTCTCTCCAAGGTGCGCTTACAAGATTTAATTAGCCGCTGGACTTTATTACGCCACAAGTGGGAGGCTGGTGAGCCCTTGCCACCCCTGGAGAAGGCTCGTTGCCTTTTAGAAATAGCGTGTTTAATCTGATGTGTAATCCAGGGTTTATCCGAGGGAGATGTGTGGATAGTATTGATAGGAAAGTACTTATTGAATGCTTCCGTCAGAGTACTGTCGAAGAGCTCGAATTTCTCCTTACACGAGGTCATGAGGAATAATTCATCCCACGAGTGAGCAGTTAGCCATCTCCCAAACTCCCTTATTCGGCTATCATGCATATCGCGGCGCTCGATGGTTTTCTTGGGTGGCTTTCTGCGAGGTCCTTGTCGTATTAATATACAATAGTGGTCGCTGTTCCCCAATTTCGGGAGTTGGACAGGCTTATCAGGCAGTTTGGAATGGTTAGTTAGGCATCAGTTCAATATACCAGTGTCTCTAGTCAGTACATCAACAATTTGACTCAGACCGCAAGAGCGCTTAAACACGGTGATTTTAACCCCACCTCCAACCCCACCTCTTGGTGGAGGTGGGGTTAAAATCACCCACGACCCACACCAGGCAGTCGGCATGTTTAGACATATAAGGGTCCACTACACTTTGTATGTGCTCGTAAAGCTTTGTGTTATCATCAGTGAACGCTCGAGGAGGATGGTAGATGACTCCAAACAAGATGCTTGAGACTGATCTAGGGAGGCGCACGGGTCTTAACTGCAACCAAAGTAACTCTGAAACACAATCAACAAGCTCCGGGGCATTCACTTCTTAACATGGGATCTCACTGTTCACGTATACAGTAACTCCACCCCCTGAACTGTACACGCGATCTTTGAGGAATATCGTAAAGTTGTTGAGCTGAGGGTCTGGAACATCAGGAGTAAGCCAGGACTCGGTTATACAAGCGATATCCACACAGTTGTGAGCGACAACGCCGTCAAGTTCGTCGATTTTGGGTAAAATAGATCGAGCGTTGCATACAAGCAGCGAAGGGATAGCAATTCCCTTTCCCGTGTAAGCGGCATTTAAGGTTGGACCTCTATCAGGAGCACCAATAGGAGAGGGGAAACTCAATACAACTTCCTCTGTCAGGGGCCATGTGGCCACAGGGGTACCAGAACCAATATGGCGGCGACAGCGACCGGCTCGTTTTGACCGAAAACCTTTCCTGATACCCAGATCGTGAAGGGTCTCCCATAAATCCTCAGGAACGCGCATGTTTGGTTGTGTTTTGCCGATTGACTTGAGAACGGCACTGCTGTATGTCACGCTGGACGAGGTAGCATCGTTTCGAGTTTCAAGGTCAACGAGCAGAGGCCAACGGCCACAGGTCAGCCATAAGTTAGCTAGATGGACTATAAGGTATACCATTAGGCCCCACGGCCTCTTATGTAGTGATGGAGGCAACATAAGGGTCGCTTCAATAGAGAACGACACGAAACACAAACGAATTTTACGGAGACATTTTAACCGAGGCAGCCAATATGGCGCTGCTGACCGATGTCGTATAAGAAAATCTATGAAAGAACAAgaattccctcccccccttttcCACTTTTCCACTTTTCTTAAAACCCTTGCTTTGGCCCCCTCTTGTAGAAATCCCTGGATCAGATTCTGATTTCTGAATTTCTGAATTTCATTCAATGTGAGACAAGATTAAAAACGATAGCCATTTTTGGCTTTCTTATTTTCCTAGGTTTTCACAATAAATCAATACTTACTGATGTAACTTTTGATGAGTCACTAATTGGCCAATATCATTCAACAGTAACCGAGAAATCTTCATTGACTGATATTACTTTATTTATCAATTTACTACAGGGTGTATGCCACTAGCCTGATTATTCTTGTTAGAAACACTAACCAGCTTTCATGTATTTGTCTGCTGCGCTATCATAGTCTGGTTTCCATTTCAGCCAACTTGTCTTCATACTAGAAGTAAATCCcaagaaaatatattaaactataaaaatgtcaatcaaaatcGAGACCACCATTTATTATCATTGACATTTTTAAAAGGGCTTCGCTATGTTTTTAAATACAGATTACTTTATGTAAATTCTGTGAACTATGTCCGAAAGCAAAGCAGAAAAATTCGTAAGTTAGTACTTCTTCTTCAAGGCGAAATAAGTAAGTTACAATTGTAAGTaagaatattttcttacttaaGCTTATTCGTCCACTTCTAGTAAAAGATAATTCACAATGACATAAATAGCCACAAAGTTGATAAACGTTCGTCGTCTTAGGATATTCATAGGCAGAAGATCGAAGCAAGTGTTCGTTAGTCTTGTGTTTTTATACATACCATTTTTCCGCTTCCTTTATCAATAAAATTCCCTCTTGCAGCTTTCTCTGTTGCATAGCCATCTTGAATTCACGCGGGAGTACGCTGACCGTCAGCCAGTCAGCTCAAGACGTAAAAATCGCGGGCATCAGTTGTTAACCATTAGCCAGTTATAGAAATGACTTATCTCCTCCTCGCGCGGCAGGTGCTCGGAGCTGCTGTCTCTGCAGTACTCACTAAAGAATACATACATGTGCTTATCAAAGTACAGCATTGATGGGAGAACATAActagtctttttttatttccatttcgTTTAGTTTGCTCTTTTAATTTGTTGCGTCTTTGTATTTAATCATGTCGAGAAAGTTATCAAAAAAGGCAGCGAAGAACCGGACTGATTCTTTATCTCCCAGTCCGACTACTATCGTCGAGGACGAGGAATTGGTTACAATGGCGGCCGTGAAAAATCTTCTGGCCGTCCAGGAATCCATGATGAGATCCGTATTTGAATCAATGGTATCGCAGATAAGTAGCCGGGTCGATGACCTGGTAGAGAAGGTTTCGGGCCTAAAGGCAAGCCTTGAGTTCACTCAGAGTGAGGTTGAACGCTTTGGGCCTATCAACAAGAAAGTTAAAGAGACTGACAGCGAGGTTGTTAAAGTAAAGGACGCTCTCGAGTATCTCGAGAACCAGTCGAGACGTAATAATATACGTGTGTCCGGAATACCCGAAAGTCCAGGAGAGTCGTGGGCCGATTCAGAAGCTAAAGTGAAAGAGGCGATCCAGACGAAGCTTGGTTTGGAGATTGAGATCGGAAGGGCGCACCGCGTAGAAAGGAAAAAGGCAAAGGGCAGATCCTTGACGCAGTCGGAGAAAGAGAGGCCGAGGACGATTGTCTGTAAACTCAAGGACTGGAAGACGAAGGAGGCGGTTGTGAGAAAGACCAGGATTGACAAGCCGGCGGGTCTCTACGTTGCAGAAGATCTTGCAAGGGCTACACTTCTTAAGAGGGAAGCTAAAATCGAAGAGATGAAGAAGGCGAGAGCTGAAGGGAAGAGGGCTTACTTCATACTAGATCGCCTAATTATTATAGATCTGAAACAGGATGCAGCCGAAGGTAACATCCAGACAGCCGGCAGCGGATAGTGTGATAAGTAATCTGAATATTCCTTTAGCTAACGTTTTGCCTTTTTGTCATTTATCGGATGAAGATTTTCAATCAGCGCTTTTTGAACAGCAAAATGGCGTAATTAGATTCGATCATGATCGATTAGAAAATCTTAAATTCAATCCCTTACTT is part of the Nematostella vectensis chromosome 13, jaNemVect1.1, whole genome shotgun sequence genome and encodes:
- the LOC125559084 gene encoding uncharacterized protein LOC125559084; translated protein: MSRKLSKKAAKNRTDSLSPSPTTIVEDEELVTMAAVKNLLAVQESMMRSVFESMVSQISSRVDDLVEKVSGLKASLEFTQSEVERFGPINKKVKETDSEVVKVKDALEYLENQSRRNNIRVSGIPESPGESWADSEAKVKEAIQTKLGLEIEIGRAHRVERKKAKGRSLTQSEKERPRTIVCKLKDWKTKEAVVRKTRIDKPAGLYVAEDLARATLLKREAKIEEMKKARAEGKRAYFILDRLIIIDLKQDAAEGNIQTAGSG